The following are encoded together in the Serratia odorifera genome:
- a CDS encoding DUF4225 domain-containing protein, translated as MDISLLAGQRSTAWSATMINLEARKLINTANIVAANHLQDGLTRITFMEDIKSFINQQFSLARNAKSDRQGMDCLKNLRAENDGLIEQDRLLKTKAAQLYAKVEFIKENNQIVGYVISAVNVVFAGLEVFGGFALATAGTPIGIMAGVILITDGFNTISREFDHQIRNKPESAGLLANGTMMTAEFMGFSRDSGLGVFKAVSLTANAYSIFGLLRRPGTWRLFRYLPTDFYRKVDTMSRPKLTMKIVGYGLQAKVVFDLLTIERQVD; from the coding sequence ATGGATATCTCCCTGCTTGCAGGACAACGGAGCACTGCCTGGTCGGCAACCATGATCAATCTGGAAGCCCGAAAACTGATTAACACCGCCAACATCGTGGCAGCAAACCATCTGCAGGATGGACTCACCCGGATCACGTTTATGGAAGACATCAAGTCTTTCATCAATCAGCAGTTTTCACTTGCCCGCAACGCAAAATCCGATCGGCAAGGCATGGACTGTTTAAAAAATCTACGGGCAGAAAATGACGGTCTGATTGAACAGGATCGCCTGCTCAAGACAAAGGCGGCCCAGCTGTATGCCAAGGTTGAATTTATCAAGGAAAATAACCAGATAGTGGGTTATGTCATTTCAGCGGTGAACGTTGTCTTTGCCGGACTGGAAGTATTTGGTGGGTTCGCTTTGGCAACTGCCGGCACGCCTATCGGCATCATGGCTGGGGTAATTCTCATCACCGACGGATTCAATACCATTTCACGCGAGTTCGATCACCAGATACGCAATAAACCTGAATCGGCAGGACTGCTCGCAAACGGCACCATGATGACCGCAGAATTTATGGGATTCAGTCGCGATAGCGGCCTGGGGGTCTTCAAAGCCGTATCTTTGACGGCAAACGCCTACAGCATATTTGGCCTGTTAAGAAGGCCAGGTACGTGGCGGTTGTTCCGCTATTTGCCGACTGATTTTTATCGCAAAGTCGATACGATGAGCAGACCTAAATTAACCATGAAAATAGTCGGTTACGGTCTTCAGGCGAAAGTCGTCTT
- a CDS encoding DUF4225 domain-containing protein translates to MDISLLAGQRSTAWSATMINLEARKLINTANIVAANHLQDGLTRIMFMEDIKSFINQQFSLARNAKSDRQGMDCLKNLRAENDGLIEQDRLLKTKAAQLYAKVEFIKENNQIVGYVISAVQVVLAGLQAAGGLLLVSSMTPVGILLGATLVVDAANTLSREMNRQLLNKPDSQGFVADSAMSVAEFMGFRGESGLAAYKTVSLAANAYSVFGLLRKPGTWRLFHFVRSDFYRKMDAMSRPKLTMKIIGYGLNAKIVFDLLTIERSPS, encoded by the coding sequence ATGGATATCTCCCTGCTTGCAGGACAACGGAGCACTGCCTGGTCGGCAACCATGATCAATCTGGAAGCCCGAAAACTGATTAACACCGCCAACATCGTGGCAGCAAACCATCTGCAGGATGGACTCACCCGGATCATGTTTATGGAAGACATCAAGTCTTTCATCAATCAGCAGTTTTCACTTGCCCGCAACGCAAAATCCGATCGGCAAGGCATGGACTGTTTAAAAAATCTACGGGCAGAAAATGACGGTCTGATTGAACAGGATCGCCTGCTCAAGACAAAGGCGGCCCAGCTGTATGCCAAGGTTGAATTTATCAAGGAAAATAACCAGATAGTGGGTTATGTCATTTCAGCTGTGCAGGTAGTCTTAGCAGGCCTGCAAGCCGCAGGTGGGCTGCTCCTGGTGAGCTCAATGACCCCGGTCGGCATCTTGTTGGGAGCCACGCTGGTGGTTGATGCAGCCAACACCCTATCTCGAGAAATGAATCGCCAGTTATTGAATAAACCCGACTCGCAGGGATTTGTTGCTGACAGTGCCATGTCCGTGGCCGAATTTATGGGTTTTCGCGGAGAAAGTGGTCTTGCAGCGTATAAAACGGTGAGTCTGGCTGCGAATGCATACAGCGTCTTTGGTCTACTACGCAAACCAGGGACCTGGCGGCTGTTCCATTTTGTTCGCTCTGACTTTTACCGAAAAATGGACGCAATGAGCCGACCGAAACTGACCATGAAAATTATCGGCTACGGCTTAAACGCAAAAATCGTATTTGACTTGCTGACTATCGAGCGCTCACCGTCTTAA
- a CDS encoding acyl-CoA thioesterase produces MFSKNYDVDPRHVDFQGVVDGLYYPFYLEWARHAFMAEALGLDIEEEFKQGRVHMLLEYSLKFKKSLKAGDSMVVTCKPVKSEKRNRVNFEQQILVNNVVYAEAVFVATCLVNGRPSVPESLAQLFE; encoded by the coding sequence ATGTTTAGCAAAAACTATGACGTTGATCCCAGGCATGTCGATTTTCAAGGCGTGGTAGACGGCCTCTATTACCCTTTCTACCTTGAATGGGCGCGCCATGCGTTTATGGCAGAAGCGCTGGGGCTGGATATCGAGGAGGAATTCAAGCAGGGCCGCGTCCATATGCTGCTGGAGTATTCGCTCAAGTTTAAGAAGAGCCTGAAGGCCGGCGACAGCATGGTGGTCACCTGCAAACCGGTAAAAAGTGAAAAACGCAACCGGGTGAACTTCGAGCAGCAAATTCTGGTGAATAATGTGGTCTACGCCGAAGCGGTATTTGTCGCCACCTGTTTGGTCAATGGCCGCCCGTCGGTGCCGGAAAGTCTGGCGCAGCTGTTTGAATAA